A genomic region of Negativicoccus succinicivorans contains the following coding sequences:
- a CDS encoding DUF3656 domain-containing U32 family peptidase, which translates to MELLAPAGSLAHLKTAVAAGADAVYLGGKAFSARQSAANFDHEELREAVTLCHLHDVAVYVTVNILVADAETEPFKHFIRELAELSVDAVIVQDIGVAQIIRREAPLLAIHGSTQMSVSDLAGVEFLAKEGFTRVVLARELSLTEIQEITEQASIEIEIFIHGALCVSYSGQCLMSSFIGGRSGNRGACAQPCRMPYDLVDASGGRKNPAAEQYVLSPKDMISTDVIAELAQTKVASLKIEGRMKQIPYVYTTVKTYWQLIDGEINAQAAQTMLAKSFNRGFTKAYWYDSVGRDYLTRFAPNYHGEPIGILTKIDKNKELAVFAMSHIPANANGVYKYIAKDGGLCYVAGKDVTYQSGKKELYFHYAEFPKEDTKLYWQSSEQPANVTADIIAIPTYWDVHAVVGEPLRVKVRTEEGIAVEIVSDFNVPMARTQPTDLNLVKTQLSRLGNTAFVLEGVTLTEGHFMLPKSVLNHVRTQAQTALTEAILQTYKERHFQAVPTVYDRVKPHVLPSLKSAVVRARTLAQVETALAEKANEIIFGGDIFTGETYTAQDYAQVVMRSRQHHARVGLAMPRLTRQKEAAEVDRMLQDMVAAQPDFILIHAYSDAQRLAEFAPQMPFYVAPTLNVFNQESLRFWQQHGASAIFLSQELTLAQIRGILRQYDGSLGVYACGRTELMVTENNLYSAYGDEKCTDHGVRNWSLRDRLGKEFPLQTDQFGRMHIFNSVPTDMAPALARLSQYGVHKVVIDAALLSQNELAQAVKIYTALWLQDAEFTNEVFPQATRGHLQRGIM; encoded by the coding sequence ATGGAATTGTTAGCGCCAGCAGGGTCGCTGGCACATTTAAAAACGGCGGTTGCTGCCGGCGCTGATGCAGTATATCTCGGCGGGAAAGCATTCAGCGCACGCCAAAGTGCAGCAAATTTCGATCACGAGGAACTGCGGGAAGCGGTTACGTTGTGCCACTTACATGATGTGGCCGTTTATGTGACCGTTAATATATTGGTGGCGGATGCGGAAACGGAGCCTTTTAAACATTTTATCCGTGAGCTTGCGGAGCTTTCTGTGGACGCCGTTATCGTACAGGATATCGGTGTTGCCCAAATCATTCGTCGCGAAGCGCCGCTGCTTGCTATTCACGGCAGTACGCAAATGTCGGTAAGCGATCTTGCAGGGGTGGAATTTTTAGCGAAGGAAGGGTTTACGCGAGTCGTTTTAGCGCGTGAGCTTTCCCTGACGGAAATTCAAGAGATTACAGAGCAGGCATCGATTGAGATTGAAATATTTATTCATGGTGCGCTATGTGTATCGTATTCCGGTCAATGCCTGATGAGCAGCTTTATCGGTGGCCGCAGCGGTAATCGCGGCGCATGTGCGCAGCCTTGCCGGATGCCGTATGACTTGGTGGATGCGTCCGGCGGACGTAAGAATCCTGCGGCGGAACAATATGTATTAAGTCCCAAGGATATGATTTCAACGGATGTTATTGCGGAACTTGCGCAAACTAAAGTCGCCTCGCTTAAAATCGAAGGACGAATGAAGCAAATTCCCTACGTATATACTACGGTGAAAACATATTGGCAACTGATCGACGGTGAAATCAATGCGCAGGCCGCGCAAACTATGTTGGCTAAAAGTTTTAATCGCGGTTTTACAAAAGCGTATTGGTACGACTCCGTCGGTCGTGATTATTTAACACGTTTTGCACCGAACTATCATGGCGAACCGATCGGTATTCTTACAAAAATTGATAAAAACAAGGAATTGGCAGTGTTTGCGATGTCGCATATTCCGGCGAACGCAAACGGTGTCTATAAATATATCGCCAAAGACGGTGGTTTATGTTATGTCGCCGGTAAAGATGTAACGTATCAATCTGGGAAAAAAGAGTTGTACTTCCACTATGCCGAATTTCCAAAGGAAGACACAAAACTTTATTGGCAATCTTCGGAGCAGCCGGCAAATGTTACAGCGGATATCATCGCCATTCCTACCTACTGGGATGTGCATGCCGTTGTCGGTGAACCGCTGCGGGTGAAGGTTCGTACAGAAGAAGGTATTGCAGTTGAAATTGTAAGTGATTTCAACGTACCGATGGCTCGCACACAGCCGACAGATCTGAATCTTGTAAAAACGCAACTTTCACGTTTGGGCAACACCGCTTTTGTACTGGAGGGTGTGACTTTAACGGAAGGCCATTTTATGCTGCCTAAAAGTGTTTTGAATCATGTGCGTACGCAAGCACAGACAGCATTAACAGAAGCTATTTTGCAAACCTATAAAGAACGTCATTTTCAGGCGGTACCGACGGTTTACGACAGAGTAAAACCGCATGTGCTACCATCGCTCAAAAGTGCAGTAGTACGAGCTCGAACGCTTGCACAGGTAGAAACGGCATTGGCAGAAAAAGCCAACGAAATTATTTTTGGTGGCGATATATTTACCGGTGAAACGTATACGGCACAAGATTATGCTCAAGTGGTAATGCGTTCGCGGCAGCATCATGCTCGCGTAGGCCTGGCTATGCCGCGTCTGACGCGACAAAAAGAAGCTGCTGAAGTTGACCGTATGCTTCAAGATATGGTTGCCGCACAACCGGATTTTATTTTGATTCATGCGTACAGTGATGCGCAACGATTGGCAGAGTTCGCGCCGCAGATGCCTTTTTATGTAGCGCCGACGCTAAATGTGTTTAATCAGGAATCGTTGCGCTTTTGGCAACAACATGGTGCGAGCGCCATCTTTCTTTCACAGGAGCTTACACTGGCACAAATTCGTGGAATTTTACGCCAATACGACGGCTCATTGGGAGTATACGCTTGCGGTCGCACAGAATTAATGGTGACCGAAAATAATTTATATAGCGCCTATGGAGACGAAAAATGTACAGATCATGGAGTGCGGAATTGGTCACTGCGGGATCGATTGGGAAAGGAATTCCCTTTGCAGACGGATCAGTTCGGGCGTATGCATATTTTCAATTCAGTGCCTACAGATATGGCGCCGGCGCTCGCCCGTCTCTCGCAATACGGTGTTCACAAAGTGGTCATAGATGCGGCATTGCTTTCACAAAATGAGTTGGCGCAAGCAGTCAAAATTTACACGGCTCTATGGTTACAAGACGCCGAGTTTACGAATGAAGTGTTCCCGCAGGCAACGCGCGGACATTTGCAACGAGGGATTATGTAA
- a CDS encoding endonuclease MutS2: MERKTLEALDYGKIQERLRERCASNGAKEWALQWYPSSDPREVERRLAETAEALLLIQNAQAPHFGGLRMIRQSLERAQKKGILTVEEVLAIRSSLEAYQEIRDRFMAAQETPRLTAVAAEIEPQPQLLARLETMFDERGRMRDTASPKLNQLRRTQERLQERVKHSLEAMIQDRTTAKYLQEALVTQRNERYVVPVKAEYKYAVPGIVHDRSATGQTLYIEPLVSVELNNDLQEAALAEHTEIVRLMTVLSEQVAQVAQPLMHTEKCTTELDFILARGYLAAEDHGRSAQPAADAEIILESVRHPLLSQESAVPITVEIGNGYSILVVTGSNTGGKTVALKTVGLVAAMNQAGLFIPVAGRAVLPIFQNIWVAIGDEQNMAENLSTFSGHMSRLIQIMKDAGSNDLVLLDELGSGTDPVEGAALAIAILEYFHRLGSLAMVTTHYSELKQYVYTHPGMENAHVEFDDETLTPTYRLQIGIAGNSQALNITKRLGMIPEVLARAQELKQASAYYEMEKVLEELNHKRRELSRMEEDLQMRLSKAEKSHAKWNESNQELQRKKQAILQKARDDARQLKRELKVNAEQIIKDLKRSAKEAKDKQQAVVDEKRQAIDRLSIPSANERTKIPLRKIEIGQAVYVDTLEKVGTVIDIQGKQFKVDLAGLPITVAARNLFYPLPQEAKPKEANTKERIRSKAVAPKMRVAAQSINLIGETVADAEPQVAAFLDAAMLAGLTSVEIIHGKGTGALRKGIHAQLRKIPYVKSFSFAPAVAGGSGVTVVTLG, from the coding sequence ATGGAACGTAAGACGTTAGAGGCCTTAGATTACGGAAAAATTCAAGAACGGTTACGAGAGCGTTGTGCATCGAACGGTGCCAAGGAATGGGCACTGCAATGGTATCCCAGCAGTGATCCGAGAGAGGTTGAACGACGCTTAGCCGAAACAGCGGAGGCATTACTGCTGATTCAAAATGCACAGGCACCGCATTTCGGAGGCTTGCGGATGATTCGGCAGTCGCTGGAACGAGCGCAGAAAAAAGGAATCTTAACGGTGGAAGAAGTGCTGGCGATTCGCTCGTCACTGGAAGCCTATCAAGAAATTCGCGACCGCTTTATGGCGGCGCAGGAAACGCCTCGTTTGACAGCGGTTGCGGCAGAAATTGAGCCGCAACCGCAACTTTTAGCACGGCTTGAGACGATGTTTGATGAACGTGGCCGTATGCGCGACACTGCAAGTCCTAAACTGAATCAATTGCGTCGCACTCAGGAACGGTTGCAGGAACGCGTGAAGCATTCACTGGAAGCAATGATCCAGGATCGTACCACCGCTAAATATTTGCAGGAAGCGTTGGTTACACAACGTAATGAGCGCTATGTCGTGCCGGTTAAAGCGGAATATAAATATGCGGTGCCGGGGATTGTGCATGATCGTTCCGCAACCGGGCAAACGCTTTACATTGAGCCGCTCGTTTCCGTAGAATTAAATAATGATTTGCAAGAAGCAGCTTTGGCGGAGCATACGGAGATTGTGCGGCTAATGACGGTGCTTTCCGAACAGGTGGCCCAGGTCGCGCAACCGTTGATGCATACAGAAAAATGTACCACAGAGCTGGATTTCATTTTGGCACGAGGCTACCTTGCGGCGGAGGATCACGGACGGTCAGCCCAACCTGCCGCCGATGCTGAAATTATTTTAGAGTCCGTTCGTCATCCGCTTTTATCCCAAGAAAGTGCAGTACCCATCACTGTTGAAATCGGTAACGGGTATTCGATTTTGGTGGTAACCGGATCGAATACCGGCGGCAAGACGGTTGCTCTAAAGACGGTGGGTCTGGTAGCGGCGATGAATCAAGCGGGACTTTTTATCCCTGTTGCGGGACGTGCAGTTTTACCTATATTCCAAAATATTTGGGTGGCGATCGGCGACGAACAAAATATGGCGGAAAATCTGTCCACGTTTTCCGGGCACATGAGTCGCCTGATTCAAATCATGAAAGATGCAGGCAGCAACGATCTGGTATTGCTCGATGAGCTGGGATCAGGAACGGATCCTGTGGAAGGGGCGGCGCTTGCAATTGCGATTTTGGAGTACTTCCATCGCTTGGGGTCACTCGCCATGGTAACCACGCATTACAGTGAGTTAAAGCAGTATGTTTATACGCATCCCGGCATGGAAAATGCGCATGTTGAATTTGATGATGAGACACTTACACCCACATACCGTTTGCAGATCGGTATTGCAGGGAACAGTCAGGCGCTCAATATTACAAAACGTCTTGGCATGATTCCTGAAGTATTGGCTCGCGCGCAGGAATTGAAACAAGCTTCCGCGTATTATGAAATGGAAAAGGTACTCGAAGAACTGAATCATAAACGCCGCGAACTTTCCCGTATGGAGGAAGACCTGCAAATGCGGCTTTCCAAAGCGGAAAAATCGCATGCCAAATGGAATGAAAGCAACCAGGAATTGCAACGTAAAAAGCAAGCCATTCTGCAGAAAGCACGTGATGATGCGCGGCAATTAAAGCGTGAGCTTAAAGTAAATGCCGAACAAATCATTAAAGATTTGAAACGCAGCGCTAAAGAGGCAAAAGATAAACAGCAGGCGGTCGTTGATGAGAAGCGGCAAGCGATTGACCGTTTGTCGATACCGAGCGCGAATGAACGAACAAAAATCCCGCTTCGCAAGATCGAAATCGGGCAAGCGGTGTATGTAGATACGTTGGAAAAGGTAGGCACTGTTATTGATATCCAGGGGAAACAGTTTAAAGTTGATTTAGCCGGTCTGCCGATTACGGTGGCGGCCAGAAATTTATTTTACCCGTTACCGCAAGAAGCAAAGCCAAAGGAAGCAAACACAAAAGAACGGATTCGCAGCAAGGCAGTAGCTCCGAAAATGCGTGTGGCCGCGCAAAGCATTAATCTGATCGGAGAGACGGTGGCGGATGCCGAACCGCAAGTAGCTGCTTTTTTGGATGCGGCGATGCTGGCAGGTTTGACCTCGGTGGAAATTATTCATGGGAAAGGTACCGGCGCATTACGCAAAGGGATTCACGCACAATTACGCAAAATTCCTTATGTAAAATCCTTTTCATTCGCACCGGCAGTGGCCGGTGGCAGCGGCGTGACAGTGGTGACACTCGGATGA
- a CDS encoding alpha/beta hydrolase fold domain-containing protein, which yields MNSVEESSRSRAVKWLLRLSGVKALTEWTDGDILSWIIKRQLVWDATVPHWLTQRHEVSDMTEDGIRTVRIAASKESNKQYLYYVHGGGFLMEMYFLYWLFADRITSSLGAELALPIYPLLPEANMEAGFQAVLASYQRWYKTIPKEAKIHIIADSSGCSLALRLAQETVASGVPAPKNLILISPWVDMNVSDKRLDIYEQDDPFISVEALRECAAMAVPNQDYDDPRYSPLYGNLSGIGRLSVFTGTADTLYPNALALRNQATLAHVPINYYEHTGMFHIYPHFLVEEGRQAFVMIKKIIAGKAPDPRGRGFTIIR from the coding sequence ATGAATAGCGTAGAGGAAAGTTCACGCAGTCGAGCGGTCAAATGGTTGTTGCGCTTAAGCGGAGTGAAGGCACTGACGGAATGGACCGACGGGGATATCCTGAGTTGGATTATCAAGCGACAGTTAGTGTGGGATGCCACCGTACCGCATTGGCTAACACAACGTCACGAAGTAAGCGATATGACAGAGGACGGCATTCGTACTGTCCGTATTGCGGCATCAAAAGAAAGCAACAAACAGTATTTGTACTATGTACATGGCGGCGGCTTTTTAATGGAGATGTATTTCCTGTACTGGCTTTTCGCCGATCGAATCACGTCGTCATTGGGGGCGGAACTCGCCCTGCCGATTTATCCGCTGTTGCCGGAAGCAAATATGGAAGCAGGTTTTCAGGCGGTTCTCGCTTCCTATCAACGCTGGTATAAAACAATTCCCAAGGAGGCCAAGATCCATATCATAGCGGATTCGTCGGGCTGCTCGTTAGCGTTACGATTAGCGCAGGAAACTGTCGCAAGCGGCGTACCGGCTCCGAAAAATTTAATTTTGATCTCGCCTTGGGTGGATATGAACGTATCGGATAAACGCCTCGATATCTATGAACAGGATGATCCTTTTATATCCGTGGAAGCATTACGTGAATGTGCTGCGATGGCGGTGCCCAATCAAGATTACGATGACCCGCGGTATAGTCCTTTATACGGAAATTTGTCAGGTATCGGGCGATTGAGTGTTTTCACAGGAACGGCGGATACACTGTATCCGAATGCATTGGCATTACGAAATCAAGCTACATTAGCGCATGTACCGATCAATTATTACGAACATACCGGGATGTTCCATATTTATCCGCACTTTCTCGTGGAAGAAGGGCGACAGGCATTTGTGATGATTAAAAAAATCATTGCGGGTAAAGCGCCCGATCCGAGAGGTCGCGGATTTACAATTATACGCTAA